The proteins below are encoded in one region of Engystomops pustulosus chromosome 8, aEngPut4.maternal, whole genome shotgun sequence:
- the LOC140075289 gene encoding uncharacterized protein, with product MESASRILNRTPLTCPVCCRPDKILSTHLKRKCMRLNTEQERKAALKLARKQLMSIAAKGTAIYYPDIMSLGSLENVVPFLEDRGFVIISKPTPSRQGTSSTSVPAATSTVPQPEPEQPSEPDMEDVPALMEMDDQEEPGDDHDQRDQEGPGDDHDQRDQEGPGDDHDQRDQEGPGDDHDQRDQEPSRREEEESEDDLPMYSHTQRHLQTNWTSDVRLRMKAAGLYRRHSLDHPILKGFASYLADTLNVTNYSQEVEDVSRFLFFMNPKAVNLEFVKDVQKANAFFTKLRELNLANQTVFNYLKHVRRFMTYQLRATNLFSEHPRLYKSCEFFKDVTEDIQKRLSKGISKEVVSKRYQALITTTKSPDDCRRLLSVAKPSFLQSIGAVQAGSCDMSSQLDIIYYLETLLVLKHLQRPGVVANMTVSEWRDRISHTYRGEELVIIGVKTHKTATQQVATFVLNKEEEKWFECYFEKVRPKLILRKSTNDSFFVSTSGKAIHNVSNDIRRYHQKFELPSITSQLVRRVCETWTMPNYSDSEKCLFAKYLAHTNLTAERNYREKTLEDICHAYSLVVQAGQGASDQPRPSTSRITDEEEQEEHNEDDQTMQLDGDSPIGVTTRSQKRRQPETRGSSSSRRYMDVEDQDSEDEDGPFPQEEDVREERMDLSTRESELEAGGSSSSSNLDVEDLRKSDEEGGEDMIGVVTRNQKRRQPEEEGGSSIRDFNAEENQASQQEDDWILQLIGSTTEESLSDSDDAEFTSRAQTSSLPTVSTRSQRKTEPAADRSTRTEEPRRSSRLRR from the exons ATGGAGTCTGCATCCAGAAT TCTTAACAGAACTCCCTTGACCTGCCCCGTCTGCTGCAGACCTGATAAGATACTTTCAACACATCTTAAAAGAAAGTGCATGCGGCTCAACACAGAACAGGAGAGGAAAGCTGCATTAAAATTGGCCAGGAAACAACTCATGTCTATAGCAGCCAAGGGCACAGCCATTTATTATCCGGACATAATGTCTCTGGGATCTCTAGAGAATGTAGTCCCCTTTCTGGAGGACAGAGGATTTGTAATAATCAGTAAGCCAACTCCAAGCAG GCAAGGGACATCGTCTACCTCAGtgcctgctgccacctccacagtgCCCCAACCTGAACCGGAACAGCCATCTGAACCAGACATGGAGGATGTCCCAGCTCTAATGGAGATGGATGACCAAGAAGAACCAGGAGATGACCATGACCAGAGGGACCAAGAAGGACCAGGAGATGACCATGACCAGAGGGACCAAGAAGGACCAGGAGATGACCATGACCAGAGGGACCAAGAAGGACCAGGAGATGACCATGACCAGAGGGACCAAGAACCATctagaagagaagaggaagaaagCGAAGATGACCTACCTATGTATAGCCACACTCAGAG ACACCTACAGACAAATTGGACTTCGGATGTAAGACTGAGGATGAAGGCTGCAGGCTTATACCGCCGCCACTCTTTGGATCATCCCATTCTCAAGGGCTTTGCTTCTTACTTGGCTGACACATTAAATGTGACCAACTACAGCCAAGAGGTGGAAGATGTCTCCAGATTTCTATTTTTTATGAATCCAAAGGCTGTCAATCTGGAGTTCGTCAAAGATGTGCAGAAGGCCAACGCATTTTTCACCAAGCTGAGGGAATTGAACTTGGCCAACCAGACTGTCTTCAACTACTTGAAGCATGTCAGGAGGTTCATGACCTATCAGCTTAGGGCCACCAACCTTTTTTCAGAACATCCCAGACTTTATAAGTCCTGCGAATTTTTTAAGGATGTGACCGAAGACATTCAAAAGCGGCTGTCAAAGGGCATATCTAAAGAAGTTGTCAGCAAGCG GTACCAAGCATTGATCACTACCACAAAGAGCCCAGATGATTGCCGCAGGCTCCTATCAGTAGCAAAGCCCTCTTTCCTCCAGTCCATAGGAGCCGTCCAGGCTGGTAGCTGCGATATGAGTTCACAGctcgacattatttattatttggaGACCCTCCTTGTTCTGAAACATCTTCAGCGTCCTGGGGTTGTGGCCAATATGACA GTCTCAGAATGGAGAGATCGCATCTCTCACACCTATAGAGGGGAGGAGCTTGTCATAATTGGCGTGAAGACGCACAAGACAGCGACCCAACAAGTGGCTACGTTTGTGCTAAACAAGGAGGAAGAAAAG TGGTTTGAGTGCTACTTTGAAAAAGTGAGGCCTAAGTTGATACTCCGTAAATCAACCAACGACTCATTTTTTGTTTCAACTAGTGGAAAGGCCATCCACAATGTGTCCAATGATATCAGGCGGTACCACCAAAA ATTCGAACTCCCCAGCATCACCAGCCAACTAGTCCGGAGGGTGTGTGAGACTTGGACAATGCCTAATTATTCGGACTCAGAGAAGTGCCTTTTTGCTAAATATTTGGCACATACAAATCTGACAGCCGAAAGGAATTATAGGGAGAAGACTTTGGAGGACATCTGCCATGCCTACTCTCTGGTAGTGCAGGCAGGGCAAGGCGCCAGCGATCAACCCCGACCCAGCACCTCAAG aatcacagatgaagaagagcaggaagagcacaATGAAGACGACCAGACCATGCAGCTTGATGGTGACAGTCCGATCGGCGTGACTACCAGATCCCAGAAAAGGAGACAGCCTGAAACAAGAGGAAGCAGCTCTAGCAG AAGATACATGGATGTAGAAGACCAGGACAGCGAAGATGAAGATGGCCCATTTCCACAAGAGGAAGATGTCAGAGAAGAGAGGATGGACTTGTCAACCAGGGAGAGTGAGCTTGAAGCAGGAGGAAGCAGCTCTAGCAG CAACTTGGATGTAGAAGACCTGCGTAAATCGGATGAAGAAGGCGGCGAGGATATGATCGGCGTGGTGACCAGGAACCAGAAGAGGAGGcagcctgaagaagaaggaggcaGCTCTATCCG GGATTTCAATGCAGAGGAAAATCAGGCTAGCCAGCAGGAAGATGATTGGATTCTACAGTTAATAGGCAGCACCACAGAGGAGAGCCTAAGTGATTCGGACGATGCTGAATTTACTTCAAG AGCACAGACATCCTCCTTGCCCACAGTGTCCACACGGTCCCAAAGGAAGACTGAGCCCGCAGCAGACAGGTCTACTAG gaCTGAAGAACCAAGAAGAAGTTCTAGACTTCGAAGATAA